Sequence from the Bacteroidales bacterium genome:
GAAATATGCACCATATCCTTCAATTCCCATTACATACGGAGCCAATTTACTTGACAATTGAGAAAAAGCTTGATTTGCCTGAAACATATTACCTCCTCCGAGAGAACCTCCGATTACAAGAACAGCAAATATTCCTGCTAATATTTTCCCTAACATTCCGAGGTTTCTTTTTTTCAAAGCTTTACTAAGGTAATACATAGGTCCTCCGGCAACTTGTCCGTCCTCATCAATATTTCTGTACTTAACACCAAGTGTTACTTCTGTAAATTTTGAAGCCATACCAAGCAAACCTGCAATAATCATCCAAAAAGTTGCTCCCGGTCCGCCTATTGTAATCGCAATTGCTACACCTGCAATATTTCCAAGCCCCACTGTTGCCGATAATGCCGTAGTTAATGCCTGAAAATGCGATACTTCTCCTTTGTGCTCCGGATCATCATATTTCCCCCTGATCAACTGAATAGCATGCTTAAATCCTTTGAAATTAATAAATCTCATTTTAATCGTAAAAAATATTGCACCTATTATAAGCCAAACAACTACAAAGGGGATTTTCATTTTTTTGGAATCGCCGTTGGGATGATATAATACTTCTCCGGTATCATCCTTTAAAACAGGATCGTATATATTTAAAGTAGCAAATATATCAAACATTAAAACTTTTTCAATTCCTGCAACAACGGGAACAAAAAACGAATTAATCTTTTCATCAACAGATTCTGCCGGGATAGTAAAACTAATATCATTTTTCAATCCGTTTGCATCTGTAACTTTAACTGAATATTCTTTACCTTCTGACAGTTCATCGGCGATTAATGATATTAATGATGTTGATTGATCTGACCATTTGTATGTATAAGGTTCTGTTCCCCCTTCAACAATAATTCTTGCAACGCCGGTATTAATTTTTTTTGACTGATTGGATATTTTTACTTGAATTTCTAAATTCTGACTAAATAATAAAGATGTCAGCAAAACAAAAACAATACTTATCAATAAACTTCTCATTTTTATTGTTTTATAATTAATACAAAAACTGTCAGGATATTTTCTGACAGTTAATTTAAAAAACTAATGACGTTTTCATATCCGCAAAAAACGGATGATGAAAAGTCATTAACCGGCAAACATTCTTAATTGCTGTGCAATTTTAGTCTTCAAGTCCTTTCTTTCTACTATATAATCAAGGAAACCGTGTTCAAGAACAAATTCAGAACGTTGAAATCCTTCCGGTAAATCATGCCCTACAGTATCTCTGATTACTCTCGGACCGGCAAAACCAATTAATGCTTCCGGTTCTGCAATATTTACATCACCTAACATTGCATAAGATGCTGTAACACCTCCCGTAGTAGGATCTAATAATAAAGAGATATACGGTATTTTTGCATCAGACAACTGATTAAGTTTTGCAGATGTTTTTGCCATTTGCATTAATGAAAATGCAGCTTCCATCATACGAGCACCACCTGATTTTGAGATTATCATAATCGGTATTTTATGCTCAAGACTATAGTCAACAGCTCTGGCAATCTTTTCACCTACAACAGCTCCCATAGATCCGCCGATAAATTCAAAATTCATGGCACAAACAACCAGATCGTGACCATCAAGTTTACCTATTACAGTTGTAGCCGCATCCTTCAATCCGGTCTTTTTTTCTATTGCTTTTAATCTGTCAGAATATTTTTTCCGATCAAAAAAGCCTAATGGATCTGCAGATGAAAGATTCGCATCAATCTCTATATATTTATTATCGTCAAATAATATTTCAAAATATTTTACGGCATTTATTCTGTCATGATATCCGCAACTGCAAACATTAAGATTTTTCTCATGATCTTCAGTAGGTATAATAACCTTACATTTAGGGCATTTATACCACATCCCTTCTTTTATTTCTTTTTTATCTTTGGTTTCTGTTACAATTCCTTGTTCAGTTCTGCTAAACCAACCTGTATTATCTTCTGCCATCTTTTTTATTTATTATTTATTATTGATGATTTATTAACACTGTGAAAAATAAGCCACGAATGCACGAATAAAACATAAAATAATCAATTCAATCCTAATTTATTTATTTTTCAACTCTCTTTTCTCTCTTTTTTATCTGCAAGTCAGACATTTTGAAGTCCTCCGGACGTTCAAAAGTCAAAACAGTCAATTAAATAAATTCATTTCTGTTCAAACAATTCAGGTCTTCAAAGGCTGTTTGTAATCTTTCTGCCATTGCTTTTTCAGCTTCTCTTAACCAAACTCTGGGATCATATTTTTTCTTATTCGGCTTGTCCTCACCTTCAGGATTTCCGATTTGTCCTTGCAAATAATCTCTGTTTGAACTTTCGTATTTTCTTACTCCGTTCCAGAATGCCCATTGTGTATCAGTATCAATATTCATTTTAATAACACCGTAGGAAACAGCTTCTCTAATTTCTTCGTGAGTAGAACCTGAACCTCCGTGGAAAACAAAATCTACCGGTTCATTATCACTTAAATTAAATTTTTCTTTAATATAGTTTTGAGAATTCAGAAGTATCTTTGGTGTTAACTTTACATTACCGGGTTTATAAACACCATGTACATTTCCGAATGATGCTGCCACCGTGAATTTATTGCTGATTGCAGACAATTTTTCATAAGCATAAGCAACATGTTCCGGTTGAGTATATAATTTCGACTCATCAACATCCTCATTATCAACACCATCTTCTTCTCCTCCTGTAATGCCGAGTTCAATTTCCAGAGTCATTCCGATTTTACTCATTCGTTTCAAATACTTTTCAGAAATTTCAATATTTTCCTCAAGTGTTTCTTCAGAAAGGTCCAGCATGTGAGAGGAATATAAAGGTTTCCCGTATTGTTTGTAATGTTCTTCTCCTGCTTCTAATAATCCGTCAATCCACGGAAGCAACTTTTTTGCTGCATGATCTGTATGTAAGATTACAGGGACACCATAAGCTTCTGCTACAGTATGAACATATTTTGCTCCCGCAATTCCGCCGAGAATTTGTGTTTTATGATTGTCATTATTCAAGCTTTTTCCGGCAAAAAATTGGGCACCACCGCTTGAAAGTTGAACAATTACCGGTGAACCGGCTTTTGCTGCAGCTTCTAATACTGCATTTACAGAATGTGAACCAACGATATTTACCGCAGGTATTGCAAAGTTATTCTCTTTAGCAATTTTAAACAGTTCTTGAATATCATCTCCGTAGAGAACACCGGGTTTAATTTTGTTGAATGCCATGGTTTTGAATTTAGAAGTTAGATTTTAGAAATAAAATTCAAAGATAATAAATTGATTATTTAGGACAAGATTTTTA
This genomic interval carries:
- a CDS encoding alanine:cation symporter family protein; translation: MRSLLISIVFVLLTSLLFSQNLEIQVKISNQSKKINTGVARIIVEGGTEPYTYKWSDQSTSLISLIADELSEGKEYSVKVTDANGLKNDISFTIPAESVDEKINSFFVPVVAGIEKVLMFDIFATLNIYDPVLKDDTGEVLYHPNGDSKKMKIPFVVVWLIIGAIFFTIKMRFINFKGFKHAIQLIRGKYDDPEHKGEVSHFQALTTALSATVGLGNIAGVAIAITIGGPGATFWMIIAGLLGMASKFTEVTLGVKYRNIDEDGQVAGGPMYYLSKALKKRNLGMLGKILAGIFAVLVIGGSLGGGNMFQANQAFSQLSSKLAPYVMGIEGYGAYFGVLVAIFVGIVVIGGIKSIANVTEKIVPFMAVLYVTTALIIISVNITEIGNAFGLIFEGAFASDAMKGGIIGVLIVGFQRAAFSNEAGIGSASIAHSAVKTNRPVSEGFVALLEPFIDTVIICTMTALVIIFTGYYDPAVGGGFAGVELTSKAFESVFPWFSWILVIAVLLFAFSTMISWSYYGLNGFKYLFGKWFGFRKVTKNLYLSSLVYYFIFLIFIIIGSASSLGAVVDFSDFMILSMAFPNVLGLIILAPEVKQDMKKYMQDIKDGVIKKFK
- the accD gene encoding acetyl-CoA carboxylase, carboxyltransferase subunit beta, whose product is MAEDNTGWFSRTEQGIVTETKDKKEIKEGMWYKCPKCKVIIPTEDHEKNLNVCSCGYHDRINAVKYFEILFDDNKYIEIDANLSSADPLGFFDRKKYSDRLKAIEKKTGLKDAATTVIGKLDGHDLVVCAMNFEFIGGSMGAVVGEKIARAVDYSLEHKIPIMIISKSGGARMMEAAFSLMQMAKTSAKLNQLSDAKIPYISLLLDPTTGGVTASYAMLGDVNIAEPEALIGFAGPRVIRDTVGHDLPEGFQRSEFVLEHGFLDYIVERKDLKTKIAQQLRMFAG
- the fbaA gene encoding class II fructose-bisphosphate aldolase → MAFNKIKPGVLYGDDIQELFKIAKENNFAIPAVNIVGSHSVNAVLEAAAKAGSPVIVQLSSGGAQFFAGKSLNNDNHKTQILGGIAGAKYVHTVAEAYGVPVILHTDHAAKKLLPWIDGLLEAGEEHYKQYGKPLYSSHMLDLSEETLEENIEISEKYLKRMSKIGMTLEIELGITGGEEDGVDNEDVDESKLYTQPEHVAYAYEKLSAISNKFTVAASFGNVHGVYKPGNVKLTPKILLNSQNYIKEKFNLSDNEPVDFVFHGGSGSTHEEIREAVSYGVIKMNIDTDTQWAFWNGVRKYESSNRDYLQGQIGNPEGEDKPNKKKYDPRVWLREAEKAMAERLQTAFEDLNCLNRNEFI